The Enterobacter asburiae genome window below encodes:
- the bcsB gene encoding cellulose biosynthesis cyclic di-GMP-binding regulatory protein BcsB, which produces MKTKLSWLCAVAMGMNVLPATMANAAPGNAAATPAPTVPVVAQATDPVVTAAPGQTENITPNQPTEGNTLPADGQVIGQVMPGVRGANAPVVADNAPSRDVKLTFAQIAPPPGSMVLRGINPNGGIEFGMRSDEVVSNAVLNLEYTPSPSLLPTQSQLKVYLNDELMDVLPVTKEQLGKKTQAQVPINPLFITDFNRIRLEFVGHYRDVCENPASNTLWMDVGRNSSLQMTYQSLALKNDLSAFPVPFFDPRDNRPLTLPMVFASSPDVTEQLAATIVASWFGSRAGWRGQSFPAMYDKLPDRNAIVFATNAKRPGFLRDHPDVKAPTVEMISHPENPYVKLLVVFGRDDKDLVQAAKAIAQGNVLFRGDSVVVDEVKPLLARKPYDAPNWVRTDRAVTFGELKTYEEQLQATGLEPAPISLSLNLPPDLYLLRTNGIDINLNYRYTAPATKDSSRMDISLNNQFLQSFSLQSTQDTNRLMLRLPVLQGLLDGKTDVSIPALKLGAINQLRFDFQYMNPMPGGSAENCITFQPVQNHVVIGDESTIDFSKYYHFLAMPDLRAFANAGFPFSRMADLSESIVVMPKAPSEGQVTTLLDTMATVGGQTGLPAINVTLTDDGSQIQNKDADIMVIGTIPDKLKDDKRIDLLVKAAQSWVNTPLRQTEFPSIMPDVNDRQASAQTTVTSQGAMAAVVGFQSPYNEQRSVVALLADSPRGYELLNTAMNDSGKRAAMFGSVSVIRESGVNSLRVGDVYYVGHLPWFERLWYALANHPVLLAILAAVSVVLLAWVLWRLLRIISRRRLNPDE; this is translated from the coding sequence ATGAAAACAAAACTTTCCTGGTTATGTGCAGTGGCAATGGGGATGAATGTCCTCCCCGCAACAATGGCTAACGCAGCTCCTGGTAACGCAGCGGCAACGCCTGCGCCAACGGTACCTGTCGTCGCGCAGGCAACCGATCCGGTTGTCACCGCGGCACCCGGTCAAACAGAAAATATCACGCCGAACCAGCCAACGGAGGGGAACACCCTGCCGGCAGACGGCCAGGTCATCGGGCAGGTGATGCCGGGCGTCCGGGGGGCGAATGCGCCCGTCGTTGCGGACAATGCGCCGTCGCGGGACGTGAAGCTGACCTTCGCGCAAATTGCACCACCTCCGGGCAGTATGGTGCTGCGCGGCATCAACCCTAACGGCGGCATCGAGTTTGGCATGCGCAGCGATGAGGTCGTTTCGAATGCGGTGCTGAACCTGGAATACACGCCGTCGCCATCTCTGCTGCCGACGCAGTCTCAGCTGAAGGTCTACCTGAATGATGAGCTGATGGACGTACTGCCGGTCACCAAAGAGCAGCTGGGCAAGAAAACCCAGGCGCAGGTGCCGATCAATCCGCTGTTCATCACCGACTTTAACCGTATCCGTCTGGAATTTGTCGGTCACTACCGCGATGTCTGCGAAAACCCGGCCAGCAACACGCTGTGGATGGACGTCGGACGTAACTCCTCGCTGCAGATGACCTACCAGTCGCTGGCGCTGAAAAACGATCTCTCGGCATTCCCGGTTCCGTTCTTCGATCCGCGTGATAACCGTCCGCTCACGCTGCCGATGGTGTTTGCATCATCCCCGGACGTGACCGAGCAGCTGGCGGCCACCATTGTGGCGTCCTGGTTTGGTTCACGTGCTGGCTGGCGTGGACAGAGCTTCCCGGCGATGTATGACAAACTGCCGGACAGAAATGCCATTGTGTTTGCGACCAACGCGAAACGCCCGGGCTTCCTGCGCGATCATCCGGACGTCAAAGCGCCGACCGTTGAGATGATAAGCCACCCGGAAAACCCGTACGTGAAGCTGCTGGTGGTCTTTGGCCGCGACGATAAAGATCTGGTGCAGGCCGCAAAAGCGATTGCCCAGGGCAACGTCCTTTTCCGCGGTGACAGCGTGGTGGTGGATGAGGTCAAACCGCTGCTGGCGCGTAAACCTTATGATGCGCCAAACTGGGTGCGTACCGACCGTGCGGTGACATTTGGCGAGCTGAAAACCTATGAAGAACAGCTGCAGGCGACGGGGCTTGAGCCAGCGCCGATTAGCCTGTCACTGAATCTGCCGCCGGATCTGTATCTGCTGCGCACCAACGGCATTGATATCAACCTGAACTACCGTTATACCGCGCCAGCGACCAAAGACAGCTCGCGCATGGATATCAGCCTGAACAACCAGTTCCTGCAATCGTTCAGCCTGCAAAGCACGCAGGATACTAACCGCCTGATGCTTCGCCTGCCGGTGTTGCAGGGGCTGCTGGACGGTAAAACGGATGTCTCCATCCCGGCACTGAAGCTCGGCGCGATAAACCAGCTGCGCTTTGACTTCCAGTACATGAACCCGATGCCTGGCGGCTCGGCGGAAAACTGCATCACCTTCCAGCCCGTACAGAACCACGTTGTGATTGGCGATGAGTCGACCATCGACTTCTCGAAGTACTATCACTTCCTGGCGATGCCGGATCTGCGCGCCTTTGCTAACGCGGGCTTCCCGTTCAGCCGCATGGCCGATCTCTCTGAGTCCATCGTTGTGATGCCAAAAGCGCCAAGCGAAGGGCAGGTCACGACCCTCCTGGATACCATGGCGACCGTTGGGGGACAGACGGGATTACCGGCGATTAACGTCACGTTGACGGATGATGGCAGCCAGATCCAGAACAAAGATGCTGACATCATGGTGATCGGCACTATTCCGGATAAGCTGAAGGATGACAAACGTATCGATCTGCTGGTGAAAGCGGCCCAGTCCTGGGTTAACACGCCGCTGCGCCAGACCGAGTTCCCAAGCATTATGCCGGATGTGAACGACCGTCAGGCCAGCGCGCAGACGACCGTAACGTCTCAGGGGGCAATGGCTGCGGTGGTGGGCTTCCAGTCACCTTACAACGAACAGCGTAGCGTGGTGGCTCTCCTGGCGGACAGCCCGCGCGGGTATGAACTGCTCAATACGGCCATGAACGACAGCGGTAAACGTGCCGCGATGTTTGGTTCCGTTTCGGTGATACGTGAGTCCGGCGTCAACAGCCTGCGCGTGGGCGATGTGTACTACGTAGGCCATCTGCCGTGGTTCGAACGACTGTGGTATGCGCTGGCTAACCATCCGGTTCTGCTCGCCATCCTGGCGGCGGTCAGCGTGGTCTTGCTGGCATGGGTGCTGTGGCGTCTGCTGCGTATCATCAGCCGTCGTCGCCTGAACCCGGATGAGTAA